In Cryptococcus depauperatus CBS 7841 chromosome 4, complete sequence, a single window of DNA contains:
- a CDS encoding A/G-specific adenine glycosylase yields the protein MPPSKRSPSIYSVSDLDTPSDYAPSPEAKPSPAKGKHKTAGQAKRKFAAGDSKKDDSIVDIEDISIHVDRKHGQDYHDVENVVSGQRNLLAWFEKVREKRGMPWRKKYDPTLNMEEKGQRAYEVSYLEVMLQQTQVATVIAYWQKWIAKWPTIADLAKADVEEVNAAWRGLGYYRRARSLLEGAKTVMSNSKYHGRLPSDPVVLEKEITGVGRYTAGAICSMAYGIKTPIVDGNIHRLLTRLLALYAPQTAPLTIKFLWAAAQKLVEQLPEKDTYKGITGDWNQALMELGSQVCKPVSAECGTCPLQKACKAYSELSEAPTKIVSTETKCQLCAPIPREPNQDRIPSVTVFPMKKEKKLSRIEEESVCVIEWQGLEQERRWLFTKRPEKGLLAGLYEPPTIPVASGSTFSEKLSASIEVIGDCIFLSRDDIEIIKASSRRVRSISHIFSHINMTYHIFHIIVNTPTYSPFSIKDNAPRPIAWLNAEEVEGANVGTGVKKVWAEIYGSWGSFEVSLTGSAPRKKRKTCSQVTKKVTNGAAEGKVVKKILMPVMPVRKRVEDEAK from the exons ATGCCTCCGTCTAAAAGATCTCCATCAATATATTCAGTCTCTGACTTAGACACTCCCAGTGATTATGCGCCAAGTCCAGAGGCAAAGCCATCACCAGCAAAGGGAAAACACAAAACTGCAGGCCAAGCTAAGAGGAAATTTGCAGCAGGGGATTCAAAGAAGGACGACAGCATTGTAGACATTGAGGACATTTCAATTCACGTCGATAGGAAACACGGGCAAGATTACCATGACGTTGAAAACGTGGTCAGTGGGCAGAGGAATTTGCTTGCTTGGTTCGAGAAAGTCAG agaaaagagggGAATGCCATGGAGAAAAAAGTATGACCCGACTTTAAATATGGAGGAAAAGGGTCAACGGGCGTACGAGGTGAGCTACCT CGAAGTCATGCTGCAACAGACCCAGGTGGCCACT GTTATTGCGTACTGGCAAAAATGGATAGCAAAATGGCCTACCATAGCTGATTTGGCCAAGGCTGATGTAGAA GAAGTCAATGCGGCATGGC GTGGCCTTGGATATTATAGAAGGGCGCGGTCATTGTTAGAAGGAGCAAAAACAGTGATGAGTAACTCAAAGTACCATGGTCGGTTACCTAGTGATCCAGtggttttggaaaaggagattaCCGGTGTAGGCAGATATACAGCTG GTGCTATATGTTCCATGGCATACGGTATCAAGACTCCTATC GTTGACGGAAACATACATCGACTTTTGACCAGGCTTCTGGCACTCTATGCTCCCCAAACAGCTCCGTTAACTATCAAGTTTCTTTGGGCCGCGGCTCAAAAATTAGTGGAACAACTACCAGAAAAAGATACTTACAAGGGCATTACTGGTGATTGGAATCAA GCTTTGATGGAACTAGGAAGCCAAGTTTGTAAACCCGTCTCTGCGGAATGCGGTACTTGCCCTTTGCAGAAAGCTTGTAAAGCGTACAGCGAA CTTTCTGAAGCTCCCACAAAAATAGTCAGCACGGAGACAAAATGCCAGCTCTGTGCGCCAATCCCACGTGAACCAAACCAGGACAGAATACCAAGCGTTACTGTGTTTCCcatgaagaaggagaagaagctttCCCGGATCGAGGAGGAATCTGTCTGTGTAATCGAGTGGCAAGGGCTCGAGCAGGAGAGAAGGTGGCTTTTTACCAAAAGACCAGAAAAGG GCCTTCTCGCTGGTCTCTATGAGCCTCCAACGATACCTGTTGCGTCAGGCTCGACTTTCTCTGAAAAACTTAGTGCTTCAATAGAGGTCATTGGCGATTGCATATTCTTATCGCGAGATGATATCGAAATTATAAAAGCATCCAGCAGACGGGTTAGAAGTATATCACATATTTTTTCACATATCAACATGACATACCATATCTTCCATATCATTGTCAACACTCCAACATATTCTCCCTTTTCAATCAAAGACAATGCCCCTCGCCCAATTGCATGGCTGAATGCCGAAGAAGTTGAGGGCGCAAATGTGGGTACTGGCGTCAAGAAAGTGTGGGCAGAGATATACGGGTCTTGGGGTAGCTTTGAGGTATCTCTGACCGGGTCTGCACCTAGGAAGAAACGAAAGACTTGCAGTCAAGTAACGAAAAAAGTTACCAATGGGGCAGCTGAGGGCAAAGTTGTAAAGAAAATTTTGATGCCTGTGATGCCTGTGAGGAAAAGAGTagaagatgaagccaaATGA
- a CDS encoding protein PNS1, with amino-acid sequence MSAQEYYQGGSQNGYQQQQPYHTSPQSQLPNGQQFNIPPNQTHNYTMKPSQPYATTNPETGGQVMYEDTAPFSQANEKTGQRLRPRKRLNDPVFLALFIAVVAGFAVVSGIAINGFIKVNGLGGGMGSSSAGRTGSGATLNYHTVFILLVVVGFGLVIAALYLMLLRTLTKIILEITLALTVVLNIGICIYYFIIKYWSAAIIFLVVALLSVFVYWGMRKRIPLAKLLLQTTIDITKHHPSVYFVVFVGLLVQAALSVWYTFTCIAIYVKWTPNSAACSSTSCSSGKVAGLIFYSTFSYLWMSQVVGNVILCTLAGGIFGGWYYYGPRVPTGGLPKKATLMAFLRASTLSLGSIAFGSLLVTILELLRLILQLFQQYESGQGDMIGAIMICIAQCCLGCIQWMVEYFNKYAYIEISLYGKAYIPAARDTWTLLKDRGVDALVNDSLVGIAITWGAYINGFLCAVLGYLYLRFTHPAYNSHGQYSAPVILFSFLIGINEGLTIGSAIDAGVSTIFVGLGEDPMVLAERSPGLFEMIRQHYPRVIEGVPRR; translated from the exons ATGAGCGCTCAAGAGTATTATCAAGGCGGATCACAGAATGGTtatcagcaacagcagccATATCATACCTCTCCACAAAGTCAATTACCCAATGGACAGCAGTTCAATATTCCTCCTAACCAGACTCACAACTACACCATGAAGCCCTCTCAGCCTTATGCTACTACAAACCCAGAAACGGGTGGGCAGGTTATGTACGAGGATACAGCACCATTCTCTCAAGCCAATGAAAAGACTGGCCAGCGGCTACGTCCGAGGAAAAGACTGAACGACCCTGTGTTCTTGGCGCTCTTTATCGCTGTTGTAGCCGGTTTCGCTGTTGTCTCTGGGATAGCAATCAACGGCTTCATCAAAGTGAATGGACTTGGAGGTGGCATGGGAAGCAGTTCAGCGGGAAGAACGGGTTCAGGAGCTACTCTAAACTA CCATACTGTATTCATCTTGCTTGTTGTCGTGGGATTTGGTTTGGTTATTGCTGCCCTCTATCTCATG CTGCTGAGAACATTGACCAAGATTATCCTTGAAATCACGCTTGCTTTGACAGTGGTCCTTAATATCGGCATTTGTATAT ACTACTTTATAATCAAAT ATTGGTCAGCGGCTATCATTTTCCTGGTCGTTGCACTTCTCTCTGTGTTTGTTTACTGGGGCATGCGTAAACG TATTCCATTGGCCAAGTTGCTTTTGCAGACTACCATTGATATTACTAAGCACCACCCATCGGTTTACTTTGTCGTTTTCGTTGGTTTGCTAGTGCAAGCTGCATTATCTGTCTGGTACACTTTTACTTGCATCGCCATCTATGTCAAATGGACTCCCAATAGCGCTG CATGCTCTTCAACAAGTTGTTCATCTGGCAAGGTCGCTGGCCTTATCTTTTACAGCACcttttcttatctttgGATGTCTCAAGTGGTTGGTAATGTCATCCTCTGTACACTTGCAGGTGGCATCTTTGGTGGATGGTATTATTACGGTCCTCGTGTGCCGACGGGTGGTCTTCCAAAAAAGGCAACTTTGATGGCCTTTTTGAGAGCCTCTACCCTTTCTCTTGGTTCCATTGCTTTTGGAAGTTTGTTGGTTACCATTCTTGAGCTGTTGAGGTTGATCTTGCAGCTTTTCCAGCAGTATGAGTCAGGACAAGGGGATA TGATTGGAGCAATCATGATTTGTATT GCTCAGTGCTGTCTTGGCTGTATACAATGGATGGTTGAATACTTTAACAAAT ATGCTTA TATTGAAATCT CTCTCTACGGCAAGGCTTATATTCCAGCCGCCCGGGATACTTGGACACTCTTGAAGGACCGAGGTGTTGATGCCTTGGTTAACGACTCACTTGTCGGTATTG CCATTACTTGGGGTGCCTACATCAATGGGTTTTTGTGTGCTGTCCTTGGATATTTATACTTGAGGT TCACTCACCCGGCTTACAACAGCCATGGGCAGTACTCTGC TCCTGTCATTCTATTCTCCTTCCTCATTGGTATTAATGAAGGCCTGACTATTGGTAGTGCTATT GATGCTGGCGTTTCCACTATATTCGTGGGACTTGGAGAAGATCCGATGGTGCTCGCAGAGAGAAGTCCCGGTCTCTTTGAGATGATCCGTCAACATTATCCTCGCGTCATTGAGGGAGTACCAAGACGTTGA